The following proteins come from a genomic window of Yinghuangia sp. ASG 101:
- a CDS encoding AtpZ/AtpI family protein yields the protein MSYILGGMAVYGGLGWLIDRWTGHSALFLPIGVIVGVALALVLVYVRHGRS from the coding sequence ATGAGCTACATCCTCGGCGGCATGGCCGTATACGGGGGACTGGGCTGGCTGATCGACCGGTGGACGGGACATTCCGCGCTCTTTCTGCCGATCGGCGTGATCGTCGGAGTCGCTCTGGCCCTGGTTCTTGTGTATGTCCGCCACGGCAGGTCCTGA
- a CDS encoding MraY family glycosyltransferase: MREYLLTLFVSAAVTYLLTGAVRRFAIAAGAMPEIRARDVHKEPTPRLGGMAMFGGLCAGLLIARHLPGMEVVFTDSTDVQALLSGCALICLLGVIDDKWGVDAIIKLLGQALAAGVMVWQGIVILWLPIPGHGTYSLSPTQGAILTIAVVVITINAVNFVDGLDGLAAGMVCIAGLAFFAYAYRLWFGYGIDGAAAPTMFTALLIGVCAGFLPHNLHPARIFMGDSGSMLIGLMLAAAAITLTGRLDPEVISAQSGSETFATHKLVPVYIPLVLPFAVLIVPFLDLVMAVTRRGWAGQSPFAADKGHLHHRLLEIGHSHSRAVLIMYFWSGLIASFTVLISVRPDRRPIVYAGLGFMALGLIVLLLPWFRPNAPRWLYAVVPPRYRGRGRNRDADADPEGAPDSGDSVEQPWPGRESATRPVAGSGSRAQRGRL, encoded by the coding sequence TTGCGCGAGTACCTGCTGACGCTGTTTGTCTCCGCAGCCGTCACGTACCTGCTCACCGGCGCCGTCCGCCGCTTCGCGATCGCCGCGGGCGCGATGCCGGAGATCCGCGCGCGGGACGTGCACAAGGAGCCGACACCGCGCCTCGGCGGCATGGCGATGTTCGGCGGCCTGTGTGCGGGGTTGCTGATCGCCCGTCACCTGCCGGGCATGGAAGTGGTGTTCACCGACTCCACGGACGTGCAGGCGCTGTTGTCCGGGTGTGCGCTCATCTGCCTGCTCGGGGTGATCGACGACAAGTGGGGCGTCGACGCGATCATCAAACTGCTCGGCCAGGCCCTCGCCGCCGGTGTGATGGTGTGGCAGGGCATCGTCATCCTGTGGCTGCCGATCCCCGGGCACGGGACGTACAGCCTCAGCCCCACGCAGGGTGCGATCCTCACGATCGCGGTCGTCGTCATCACCATCAACGCGGTCAACTTCGTCGACGGACTCGACGGGCTCGCGGCCGGAATGGTCTGCATAGCGGGCCTGGCGTTCTTCGCGTACGCCTACCGGCTGTGGTTCGGCTACGGCATCGACGGTGCCGCCGCCCCGACCATGTTCACGGCGCTGCTCATCGGGGTGTGCGCCGGTTTCCTCCCGCACAATCTGCATCCCGCGCGGATCTTCATGGGCGATTCCGGGTCGATGCTCATCGGCCTGATGCTCGCCGCCGCGGCGATCACCCTGACGGGGCGTCTCGACCCCGAGGTGATCTCGGCGCAGAGCGGGTCGGAGACGTTCGCGACCCACAAGCTGGTGCCGGTCTACATCCCGCTGGTGCTGCCGTTCGCGGTGCTGATCGTGCCGTTCTTGGATCTTGTGATGGCCGTCACGCGCCGGGGGTGGGCGGGGCAGTCGCCGTTCGCGGCGGACAAAGGGCACCTGCACCACCGGCTCCTGGAGATCGGCCACTCGCACAGCCGTGCGGTGCTGATCATGTACTTCTGGTCGGGTTTGATCGCGTCCTTTACCGTCCTGATCTCGGTGCGACCGGACCGGCGTCCGATCGTGTACGCGGGACTGGGGTTCATGGCACTCGGCCTGATCGTTCTGCTGCTCCCGTGGTTCCGGCCCAACGCCCCGCGCTGGCTGTACGCGGTGGTCCCGCCCCGATACCGTGGCCGAGGCCGCAACCGGGACGCGGACGCGGATCCGGAGGGCGCACCCGACTCCGGGGACTCGGTCGAACAGCCTTGGCCCGGAAGGGAGTCCGCGACACGGCCGGTGGCCGGGAGCGGGTCGCGCGCGCAACGGGGACGGCTGTGA
- the glyA gene encoding serine hydroxymethyltransferase, with product MGTTDSPFWGPDFSLLQQTDPDIADVVLGELSRQRGGLQLIASENFTSPAVLAVLGSTLSNKYAEGYPGRRYYGGCTQVDRAEEIGVRRACELFGAAHANLQPHSGASANLAAYAALLVPGDTVLAMSLPHGGHLTHGSRVNFSGRWFTTVAYGVRERDETIDYDQVRDLARRHRPKMVICGATAYPRLVDFAVFREIADEVGAYLVVDAAHFIGLVAGGVVPSPVPYADIVTATTHKVLRGPRGGMILCREELAERVDKAVFPFCQGGPLMHAVAAKAVALHEAAQPAFAAYARQVVANAQALAGGLEAEGMRAVSGGTDTHLALLDLRGIGISGRDAETRCERAGITLNKNAIPFDPVKPMIASGIRVGTPAVTTQGMTEGDMKEIAALVGRAVRDTGGSAAADIKAAVAELVGRHPAYPHG from the coding sequence ATGGGCACGACCGACAGCCCCTTCTGGGGTCCGGACTTCTCCCTTCTCCAGCAGACTGACCCCGACATCGCCGACGTGGTGCTCGGCGAGTTGTCCCGGCAGCGCGGCGGTCTCCAGCTGATCGCCAGCGAGAACTTCACGTCCCCCGCCGTCCTCGCGGTTCTCGGCAGCACCCTCTCCAACAAGTACGCCGAGGGCTATCCGGGGCGGCGCTACTACGGCGGCTGCACGCAGGTCGACCGGGCGGAGGAGATCGGCGTGCGCCGCGCGTGCGAGCTGTTCGGCGCGGCCCACGCCAACCTCCAGCCCCACTCGGGTGCCTCGGCCAACCTCGCGGCCTACGCGGCCCTCCTCGTGCCGGGTGACACCGTCCTGGCGATGTCCCTGCCGCACGGCGGCCACCTCACCCACGGATCGCGGGTGAACTTCTCCGGCCGGTGGTTCACCACCGTCGCGTACGGCGTGCGCGAGCGGGACGAGACGATCGACTACGACCAGGTCAGGGACCTCGCGCGGCGGCACCGACCGAAAATGGTCATCTGCGGGGCGACGGCCTATCCGAGGCTGGTCGACTTCGCCGTGTTCCGCGAGATCGCCGACGAGGTGGGCGCGTACCTGGTCGTCGACGCCGCGCACTTCATCGGCCTGGTGGCCGGCGGCGTGGTGCCGTCGCCGGTGCCGTACGCCGACATCGTCACCGCGACCACCCACAAGGTCCTGCGCGGTCCGCGCGGCGGCATGATCCTGTGCCGCGAGGAGCTGGCCGAGCGTGTCGACAAGGCGGTTTTCCCGTTCTGCCAGGGCGGCCCGCTGATGCACGCGGTCGCCGCGAAGGCGGTCGCGCTGCACGAGGCGGCACAGCCGGCGTTCGCGGCGTACGCGCGGCAGGTGGTCGCCAACGCGCAGGCGCTCGCGGGCGGCCTGGAGGCGGAGGGCATGCGCGCGGTCTCCGGCGGCACCGACACGCATCTGGCGCTGCTGGACCTGCGGGGGATCGGGATCAGCGGGCGCGACGCGGAGACCCGCTGCGAGCGGGCGGGGATCACGCTCAACAAGAACGCGATTCCGTTCGACCCGGTCAAGCCGATGATCGCGTCGGGGATCCGGGTCGGCACCCCGGCGGTGACCACCCAGGGCATGACCGAGGGCGACATGAAGGAGATCGCGGCGCTCGTCGGGCGCGCGGTCCGGGACACCGGAGGCAGTGCGGCGGCGGACATCAAGGCGGCGGTGGCGGAGCTGGTGGGCCGGCACCCGGCCTATCCGCACGGCTGA
- a CDS encoding arsenate reductase/protein-tyrosine-phosphatase family protein, with the protein MNPTPPGAGTVADAGPFRILFVCTGSICRSPIAERLARLGLSRRLASYEADRIEVTSAGTWGHEGAAMEPFAAEVVREFGGDPGDFLGRELQDEHVAEADLVLTATLDHRAHVVSMGHASGLRTFTLKEFTRLVGVLERSAVPDGDLVERGRFLVRAAAALRGRMAAPGPEWDEVADPYGSPLTVFRACASEINTAIDPMLTALTARTGM; encoded by the coding sequence TTGAACCCGACCCCTCCCGGGGCCGGAACGGTGGCGGACGCGGGGCCGTTCCGCATCCTCTTCGTGTGCACCGGCAGCATCTGCCGGTCGCCGATCGCGGAGCGGCTCGCCCGCCTGGGCCTGTCGCGGCGCCTGGCGTCGTACGAGGCGGACCGGATCGAGGTGACCAGCGCCGGCACATGGGGCCACGAGGGCGCGGCGATGGAGCCGTTCGCCGCCGAGGTGGTCCGCGAGTTCGGGGGCGACCCGGGGGATTTCCTCGGCCGCGAACTCCAGGACGAGCACGTCGCGGAGGCGGACCTGGTGCTGACCGCGACCCTCGACCACCGCGCGCACGTCGTGTCGATGGGCCACGCGTCGGGTCTGCGCACCTTCACTCTCAAGGAGTTCACCCGCCTGGTCGGCGTCCTGGAGCGCTCCGCGGTGCCCGACGGCGACCTGGTGGAACGCGGCCGGTTCCTGGTGCGCGCGGCGGCGGCCCTGCGCGGGCGTATGGCGGCGCCCGGGCCCGAGTGGGACGAGGTCGCGGACCCGTACGGTTCGCCGCTCACGGTCTTCCGCGCGTGCGCGTCCGAGATCAACACCGCGATCGATCCGATGCTGACGGCCTTGACCGCCCGTACGGGGATGTGA
- a CDS encoding L-threonylcarbamoyladenylate synthase produces the protein MSRRYDCSDTLDRSLGLREAASAVKRGELVVMPTDTLYGIGADAFSPQAVRSLLTAKGRGRNMPSPVLVGSPTTLHGLVTGFPETGWELVDAFWPGALTIVAFHQPSLQWDLGDTRGTVAVRMPLHPVAIELLTETGPMAVSSANRSGNAPAATVADAVDQLGDSVSVYLDGGTCPAAVPSSIVDLTAGRPRLLREGALSLAELREVVPDLEGVS, from the coding sequence ATGAGCCGACGCTACGACTGCTCCGACACGCTGGATCGCAGCCTGGGCCTGCGCGAGGCCGCGAGTGCGGTGAAACGCGGCGAGCTGGTCGTCATGCCGACCGACACGCTGTACGGCATCGGCGCCGACGCGTTCTCCCCGCAGGCGGTCCGCTCGCTGCTGACCGCGAAGGGCCGGGGCCGCAACATGCCGTCCCCGGTGCTGGTCGGCTCGCCGACGACGCTGCACGGCCTCGTCACCGGGTTCCCCGAGACCGGCTGGGAGCTGGTCGACGCCTTCTGGCCCGGCGCGCTGACCATCGTCGCGTTCCACCAGCCGTCGCTGCAGTGGGACCTGGGCGATACGCGCGGAACGGTCGCCGTACGCATGCCCTTGCACCCGGTGGCGATCGAACTGTTGACCGAGACCGGTCCGATGGCGGTGAGCAGCGCGAACCGCTCGGGCAACGCGCCGGCCGCCACGGTCGCCGACGCCGTGGACCAGCTCGGCGACTCCGTGTCGGTCTACCTGGACGGCGGCACCTGCCCCGCGGCGGTGCCGTCGTCGATCGTGGACCTGACCGCGGGCCGCCCGCGCCTGCTGCGCGAGGGCGCGCTGTCCCTGGCCGAGCTGCGCGAGGTCGTGCCCGATCTGGAAGGCGTGAGTTGA
- the prmC gene encoding peptide chain release factor N(5)-glutamine methyltransferase — MNLLLAEVAQATLRLADAGVPSPRFDAEELAAYVHGVKRGELHTVADGDFDARFWAAVARREAREPLQHITGRAFFRYLELHVGPGVFVPRPETEVVVGWAIEALRAMDVAEPLVVDLCTGSGAIALAVAQEVPRSVVHAVELDERAFGYARRNAAGSRVNLHHGDALAALPHLHGTVDLVISNPPYIPLEEWENVAPEARDHDPEMALFSGPDGLDVIRGLSRAAYRLLRPGGLVVVEHADTQGGTVPWIFNEESGWVDAADHRDLNNRPRFTTARKEGA, encoded by the coding sequence ATGAACCTGCTGCTCGCCGAGGTGGCCCAGGCCACCCTGCGACTGGCCGACGCGGGCGTGCCCTCGCCCCGTTTCGATGCCGAGGAGCTGGCCGCGTACGTGCACGGGGTCAAGCGGGGCGAGTTGCATACCGTCGCCGACGGGGACTTCGACGCGCGGTTCTGGGCCGCGGTGGCCCGCCGGGAGGCGCGCGAACCGCTCCAGCACATCACCGGCCGGGCGTTCTTCCGCTACCTCGAACTGCATGTCGGCCCGGGGGTTTTCGTCCCGCGTCCGGAGACCGAGGTGGTCGTCGGCTGGGCCATAGAGGCGCTGCGCGCGATGGACGTCGCGGAGCCCCTTGTGGTCGACCTGTGCACCGGGTCGGGGGCGATCGCGCTGGCGGTCGCCCAGGAGGTGCCGCGCTCCGTCGTGCACGCCGTCGAGCTGGACGAACGCGCGTTCGGGTACGCGCGGCGCAACGCCGCCGGATCCCGCGTGAACCTGCACCACGGCGACGCGCTGGCGGCCCTGCCGCACCTGCACGGCACGGTGGACCTGGTGATCAGCAACCCGCCCTACATCCCGCTGGAGGAATGGGAGAACGTCGCCCCCGAGGCGCGCGACCACGACCCCGAGATGGCGCTGTTCTCCGGCCCGGACGGCCTCGACGTGATCCGCGGCCTGTCCCGCGCCGCGTACCGCCTCCTGCGGCCCGGCGGTCTCGTCGTCGTCGAACACGCGGACACTCAGGGCGGCACCGTGCCGTGGATCTTCAACGAGGAGTCCGGCTGGGTCGACGCCGCCGACCACCGGGATCTGAACAACCGGCCGCGGTTCACTACGGCTCGCAAGGAGGGCGCGTGA
- the prfA gene encoding peptide chain release factor 1 codes for MFEAMDELLAEHADLERRLADPQVHADQSRARTLGRRYAELSPIVDTYRSWLRTGDDIATARELASEDPDFAAEADEQERRRDELADKLRHLLVPRDPADDKDVILEIKAGEGGDESALFAGDLLRMYLRYAERAGWKTEVIDANESDLGGYKDVSVAVKYKGSPAPGEGVFARLKFEGGVHRVQRVPATESQGRIHTSAAGVLVLPEAEDIDVEINPNDLRVDVYRSSGPGGQSVNTTDSAVRITHLPTGVVASCQNEKSQLQNKEQAMRILRARLLAAAREEADKEAADARRSQVRTVDRSERIRTYNFPENRISDHRVGYKAYNLDQVLDGDLDAVVQACADADTEARLALSG; via the coding sequence GTGTTCGAGGCGATGGACGAACTTCTCGCCGAGCACGCCGACCTCGAACGGCGCCTCGCCGACCCCCAGGTCCATGCCGACCAGTCGCGCGCCCGTACGCTCGGCCGCCGGTACGCCGAGCTGAGCCCCATCGTCGACACGTACCGCTCCTGGCTCCGGACCGGCGACGACATCGCGACCGCCCGCGAACTCGCCTCCGAGGACCCGGACTTCGCCGCCGAGGCCGACGAGCAGGAGCGCCGCCGCGACGAACTCGCCGACAAGCTGCGCCACCTGCTCGTACCGCGTGACCCCGCCGACGACAAGGACGTCATCCTCGAGATCAAGGCGGGCGAAGGCGGCGACGAGTCCGCGCTGTTCGCCGGGGACCTGCTGCGCATGTACCTGAGGTACGCGGAGCGCGCCGGCTGGAAGACCGAGGTCATCGACGCCAACGAGTCCGATCTCGGCGGCTACAAGGACGTCTCGGTCGCCGTCAAGTACAAGGGCAGCCCGGCGCCCGGCGAGGGCGTCTTCGCCCGCCTCAAGTTCGAGGGCGGCGTGCACCGCGTGCAGCGCGTGCCGGCCACCGAGTCGCAGGGCCGCATCCACACCTCCGCGGCCGGCGTCCTGGTGCTTCCCGAGGCCGAGGACATCGACGTCGAGATCAATCCCAACGACCTGCGCGTCGACGTCTACCGCTCGTCGGGCCCCGGCGGCCAGTCGGTCAACACCACCGACTCCGCGGTGCGCATCACACACCTGCCGACGGGTGTCGTCGCGTCGTGCCAGAACGAGAAGAGCCAGCTCCAGAACAAGGAGCAGGCGATGCGCATCCTGCGCGCCCGGTTGCTCGCCGCGGCCCGCGAGGAGGCCGACAAGGAAGCCGCGGACGCCCGGCGCAGCCAGGTCCGCACCGTGGACCGGTCGGAACGCATCCGCACCTACAACTTCCCGGAGAACCGGATCTCCGATCACCGGGTGGGCTACAAGGCGTACAACCTCGATCAGGTGCTCGACGGCGACCTCGACGCTGTGGTCCAGGCGTGCGCGGACGCCGACACGGAAGCCAGACTGGCCCTCAGCGGCTGA
- the rpmE gene encoding 50S ribosomal protein L31: MKPEIHPEYVETTVTCTCGSAFTTRSTATSGQIKVEVCSQCHPFYTGKQKILDTGGRVARFEKRFGKGPGAGTK, encoded by the coding sequence GTGAAGCCCGAGATCCACCCGGAGTACGTGGAGACGACCGTCACCTGCACGTGCGGTTCCGCGTTCACCACCCGCAGCACCGCCACCAGCGGCCAGATCAAGGTCGAGGTGTGCTCGCAGTGCCACCCGTTCTACACGGGCAAGCAGAAGATCCTCGACACCGGCGGCCGTGTCGCCCGCTTCGAGAAGCGCTTCGGCAAGGGCCCCGGCGCGGGCACCAAGTAG
- the rho gene encoding transcription termination factor Rho, which yields MSDTTDLMDQAADQAASAANDAPAAAPRRRRAAGGGLNGMVLAELQQIASGLGISGTGRMRKSQLIEAIQAKQGGGEQSAPAAESPPAAPRATRAAKAAAAPAQPAEAPAQEAPAAAEPAATPPANEAPTRTRRLARRGVTDVAAQQSIDIPGQAANEGAPARTRREDAEAAEQPARGRRGAADKAAERGDKGDKGDKGDREAAAETTTDTGGASSGTAETAQQDGRQDGRGEGGERESRRDRRERGQRRERDGDGQRGDRAGRGRGDRNDRADRAGGDRAASGGDRGDAGGQDDDDFEGGGRRRRGRYRDRNRRRGRDGYEANEPVVAEDDVLIPVAGILDILENYAFVRTSGYLPGPNDVYVSLAQVRKNGLRKGDAIVGAVRQPREGERREKFNALVRLDTVNGSEPEHARQRPDFTKLTPLYPQERLRLETEPNVLSTRIIDLVAPVGKGQRGLIVSPPKAGKTMVLQSIANAITHNNPECHLMVVLVDERPEEVTDMQRSVKGEVISSTFDRPAEDHTIVAELAIERAKRLVELGHDVVVLLDSITRLGRAYNLAAPASGRILSGGVDSTALYPPKRFFGAARNIENGGSLTILATALVETGSRMDEVIFEEFKGTGNMELKLDRKLADKRIFPAVDVDASSTRKEEILMAPEELAIVWKLRRVLHALEQQQAIELLQDKMKKTKSNAEFLMQIQKTTPMPND from the coding sequence GTGAGCGACACCACCGATCTCATGGACCAGGCCGCCGACCAGGCCGCGTCCGCCGCCAATGACGCCCCCGCCGCCGCGCCGCGGCGCCGTCGTGCCGCCGGCGGCGGCCTGAATGGCATGGTGCTGGCGGAGTTGCAGCAAATTGCCTCCGGTCTCGGGATCAGCGGGACCGGACGCATGCGCAAGAGCCAGCTCATCGAGGCCATTCAGGCCAAGCAGGGCGGCGGCGAACAGTCGGCGCCCGCCGCCGAGTCCCCGCCGGCGGCACCGCGCGCCACGCGCGCCGCCAAGGCCGCCGCCGCGCCCGCGCAGCCCGCCGAGGCCCCCGCACAAGAGGCGCCCGCCGCGGCCGAGCCCGCCGCGACCCCTCCCGCGAACGAGGCACCCACGCGTACGCGCCGTCTCGCGCGCCGCGGTGTGACCGATGTCGCGGCGCAGCAGTCGATCGACATTCCGGGGCAGGCCGCGAACGAGGGTGCCCCCGCGCGTACCCGCCGCGAGGACGCCGAGGCCGCCGAGCAGCCGGCCCGGGGCCGCCGCGGCGCCGCCGACAAGGCCGCCGAGCGCGGTGACAAGGGCGACAAGGGTGACAAGGGCGACCGGGAAGCCGCCGCCGAGACCACCACGGACACCGGCGGTGCGTCGAGCGGCACGGCGGAGACCGCGCAGCAGGACGGCCGCCAGGACGGCCGCGGCGAAGGCGGCGAGCGCGAGAGCCGCCGCGACCGCCGCGAGCGCGGCCAGCGCCGCGAGCGCGACGGGGACGGCCAGCGCGGCGACCGCGCCGGGCGCGGCCGTGGCGACCGCAACGACCGGGCCGACCGCGCCGGCGGCGACCGCGCGGCGTCCGGAGGCGACCGCGGTGACGCCGGCGGGCAGGACGACGACGATTTCGAGGGCGGCGGCAGGCGCCGCCGCGGCCGCTACCGCGACCGCAACCGGCGCCGGGGCCGCGACGGCTACGAGGCGAACGAGCCCGTGGTCGCCGAGGACGACGTCCTCATCCCCGTCGCGGGCATCCTCGACATCCTGGAGAACTACGCGTTCGTGCGCACCTCCGGTTACCTGCCGGGCCCGAACGACGTGTACGTCTCCCTCGCCCAGGTCCGCAAGAACGGGCTCCGCAAGGGCGACGCGATCGTCGGCGCGGTGCGCCAGCCGCGCGAGGGCGAGCGCCGCGAGAAGTTCAACGCGCTGGTCCGGCTCGACACCGTCAACGGCTCCGAGCCCGAGCACGCCCGCCAGCGCCCGGACTTCACCAAGCTGACGCCGCTCTACCCGCAGGAGCGCCTGCGCCTGGAGACCGAGCCGAACGTCCTGTCGACCCGGATCATCGACCTGGTCGCCCCGGTCGGCAAGGGCCAGCGCGGCCTGATCGTCTCGCCGCCGAAGGCCGGCAAGACGATGGTGCTCCAGTCGATCGCCAACGCGATCACGCACAACAACCCCGAGTGCCACCTCATGGTCGTCCTCGTCGACGAACGGCCCGAAGAGGTCACCGACATGCAGCGCTCGGTCAAGGGCGAGGTCATCTCCTCGACCTTCGACCGGCCGGCCGAGGACCACACGATCGTCGCCGAGCTGGCGATCGAGCGTGCCAAGCGGCTCGTCGAGCTCGGCCACGACGTTGTCGTGCTGCTCGACTCGATCACCCGTCTGGGCCGCGCGTACAACCTCGCCGCGCCCGCGTCGGGCCGCATCCTGTCCGGCGGTGTCGACTCGACCGCGCTGTACCCGCCGAAGCGCTTCTTCGGTGCCGCGCGCAACATCGAGAACGGCGGCTCCCTGACGATCCTCGCCACCGCGCTGGTCGAGACCGGCTCGCGCATGGACGAGGTGATCTTCGAGGAGTTCAAGGGCACCGGCAACATGGAGCTCAAGCTCGACCGCAAGCTCGCCGACAAGCGCATCTTCCCCGCGGTGGACGTCGACGCGTCCAGCACCCGCAAGGAGGAGATCCTCATGGCGCCGGAGGAGCTCGCCATCGTGTGGAAGCTCCGCCGCGTGCTGCACGCGCTGGAGCAGCAGCAGGCGATCGAGCTTCTGCAGGACAAGATGAAGAAGACGAAGAGCAACGCCGAGTTCCTGATGCAGATCCAGAAGACCACCCCGATGCCGAACGACTGA
- the thrB gene encoding homoserine kinase, with amino-acid sequence MAGPAFRAAPVRVRVPATSANLGPGFDAFGLALGLYDDVVVRIADRGLSIDIAGEGADSLHRDENHLVVRALNATFEVLGGRPAGLEVVCANRIPHGRGLGSSAAAICAGVVAARALTIGGADRLDDAAVLGVASALEGHPDNVAACLYGGFTTAWTDEDGPHAVGAQPHADIAPVVFVPSTPLSTEVARGLLPAHVPHSEAAITAGRAALLVTALTTRPDLLLPATEDRLHQDYRAPAMPASAALVAKLRGQGHAAVISGAGPTVLALVTAERVDDVIGAAGPEWVASRLEVDADGAGVLPLG; translated from the coding sequence ATGGCCGGTCCAGCTTTCCGTGCCGCCCCTGTCCGGGTGCGCGTGCCCGCGACGAGTGCAAATCTCGGCCCCGGCTTCGATGCTTTCGGGCTCGCGCTGGGCCTGTACGACGACGTCGTCGTGCGCATCGCCGACCGCGGCCTTTCGATAGACATCGCGGGTGAGGGCGCCGACAGCCTTCACCGTGACGAGAACCACCTCGTCGTCCGGGCTCTCAACGCGACGTTCGAGGTGCTCGGCGGGCGTCCGGCGGGCCTGGAGGTCGTGTGCGCGAACCGCATTCCGCACGGCCGCGGTCTGGGCTCGTCCGCCGCCGCGATCTGCGCGGGGGTCGTCGCGGCCCGCGCGCTGACGATCGGCGGTGCCGACCGTCTCGACGACGCCGCCGTGCTCGGCGTGGCGAGCGCGCTCGAAGGCCACCCGGACAACGTCGCGGCGTGCCTGTACGGCGGGTTCACCACCGCGTGGACCGACGAGGACGGCCCCCACGCGGTCGGCGCGCAGCCGCACGCCGACATCGCACCGGTGGTCTTCGTCCCGTCGACGCCGCTGTCCACCGAGGTCGCACGCGGACTGCTGCCCGCGCACGTCCCGCACAGCGAGGCCGCGATCACCGCCGGCCGGGCCGCCCTTCTGGTCACCGCGCTGACCACGCGCCCGGACCTGCTGCTGCCCGCGACGGAGGACCGGCTGCACCAGGACTACCGCGCGCCCGCGATGCCGGCCAGCGCCGCGCTGGTCGCCAAACTCCGAGGCCAGGGCCACGCCGCGGTCATCTCGGGTGCCGGACCGACCGTCCTCGCCCTGGTGACGGCCGAACGGGTGGACGACGTGATCGGCGCCGCGGGCCCGGAATGGGTGGCATCGCGACTGGAGGTCGACGCCGACGGCGCCGGCGTCCTCCCATTGGGCTAA
- the thrC gene encoding threonine synthase, which produces MTIVSAANGSVTSVGNETARADRSGRPSGGTHQWRGVIEEYRDRLPVSPSTPVVTLREGGTPLVPAQVLSERTGCEVHLKVEGANPTGSFKDRGMTMAISKAKEEGAQAVICASTGNTSASAAAYAVRAGMVCAVLVPSGKIALGKMGQALVHGSRILQVDGNFDDCLTLARDLAEKYPVALVNSVNPVRIEGQKTAAFEIVDMLGDAPDIHVLPVGNAGNITAYWKGYQEYAKDGLAARLPRMWGYQAAGSAPIVNGAPVTSPQTIATAIRIGNPASWDFALAARDESGGHIDSVTDRQILSAYRLLASQEGVFVEPSSAASVAGLLKAAELGLVDPGQRIVCTVTGNGLKDPDWAVAGAPKPVVVPVDAVAAAGQLGLDA; this is translated from the coding sequence ATGACCATCGTGAGCGCGGCCAATGGTTCTGTGACCAGTGTGGGGAACGAAACCGCACGCGCCGATCGGAGCGGCCGGCCGTCGGGCGGGACGCACCAGTGGCGCGGGGTCATCGAGGAGTACCGGGACCGCCTCCCCGTCTCCCCGTCGACACCGGTCGTCACCCTCCGTGAGGGAGGTACGCCTCTCGTCCCCGCCCAGGTTCTCTCCGAGCGCACCGGGTGTGAGGTTCATCTCAAGGTCGAGGGCGCGAACCCGACCGGGTCCTTCAAGGACCGGGGGATGACGATGGCGATCTCGAAGGCCAAGGAGGAGGGCGCGCAGGCGGTGATCTGCGCGTCGACCGGCAACACGAGCGCGTCGGCGGCGGCCTACGCGGTGCGCGCGGGCATGGTCTGCGCGGTCCTCGTGCCGTCCGGCAAGATCGCGCTCGGCAAGATGGGCCAGGCGCTCGTGCACGGCTCGCGCATCCTCCAGGTGGACGGCAACTTCGACGACTGCCTGACGCTGGCCCGCGACCTCGCCGAGAAGTACCCCGTGGCGCTGGTGAACTCGGTCAACCCGGTACGCATCGAGGGGCAGAAGACCGCGGCGTTCGAGATCGTCGACATGCTCGGCGACGCTCCGGACATCCACGTCCTCCCGGTCGGCAACGCGGGCAACATCACCGCGTATTGGAAGGGTTACCAGGAGTACGCGAAGGACGGCCTCGCCGCGCGGCTCCCCCGCATGTGGGGCTACCAGGCCGCGGGTTCGGCGCCGATCGTCAACGGCGCCCCGGTCACCTCGCCGCAGACGATCGCCACCGCGATCCGGATCGGCAACCCCGCGTCGTGGGACTTCGCGCTGGCGGCCCGCGACGAGTCCGGCGGTCACATCGATTCTGTGACGGACCGTCAAATCCTGTCGGCCTACCGGCTGTTGGCATCGCAGGAGGGGGTCTTCGTGGAGCCGTCGTCGGCGGCGAGCGTGGCCGGTTTGCTCAAGGCCGCCGAACTGGGCCTGGTCGACCCGGGCCAGCGCATCGTCTGCACGGTGACCGGCAACGGGCTGAAGGACCCCGACTGGGCGGTCGCCGGCGCGCCGAAGCCCGTCGTCGTCCCGGTCGACGCGGTCGCCGCCGCAGGTCAACTCGGCCTCGACGCCTGA